The Anoplopoma fimbria isolate UVic2021 breed Golden Eagle Sablefish chromosome 20, Afim_UVic_2022, whole genome shotgun sequence genome includes a window with the following:
- the zmp:0000000930 gene encoding telethonin: MHCVSRGGSYLVNSYCDLQEENQWKKESYQACWLSLILETRPQYKLTLSETDSIRRESYKQQQVTDFMVERSPSQTLRLGSNNRVMTEHQLPFFNTSKQHPATTTFECTEQKPFIQGKGNNGVGKQEVTALTEGLSKPVRVNFRASSLMFSPRETSHRVQRRE; encoded by the exons ATGCACTGTGTGAGCAGAGGAGGCAGCTACCTGGTGAACTCCTACTGTGATCTGCAGGAGGAAAACCAGTGGAAGAAGGAGAGCTACCAGGCCTGCTGGCTGAGCCTGATCCTTGAAACGAGGCCACAATACAA GCTCACTctgtcagagacagacagcattCGTAGAGAGAGTTACAAGCAGCAACAGGTGACGGACTTCATGGTGGAGAGGAGTCCCAGCCAGACACTGAGGCTGGGCAGCAACAACCGAGTCATGACAGAGCACCAGCTGCCCTTCTTCAACACCAGCAAACAACATCCTGCTACAACCACCTTTGAATGCACAGAACAAAAGCCATTCATACAAGGGAAGGGGAATAATGGAGtaggtaaacaggaagtgactgctCTAACTGAGGGCCTCAGCAAACCAGTGAGAGTGAACTTCAGAGCCTCGAGTCTGATGTTCTCACCAAGGGAAACCTCTCATCGGGTGCAGAGGAGGGAGTGA
- the mrpl32 gene encoding 39S ribosomal protein L32, mitochondrial, translated as MMNIAALVNSLRCSLLHIESRLLQAAGLTLDRQLAPALAVNGPSLLPQLDREDELEEQQSPEQSPGLLDGILWMAAPKKRRTIEINRTRRRDETNLLKVKTNIEPCPECGHLKQKHIMCGFCYAKVCKETALIRQQMTAMEGGPLRAPTVETVVLYEGETPSELDKDKRIVERARKRPAWFN; from the exons ATGATGAATATAGCTGCGTTAGTGAACAGCCTCAGATGTTCTTTGTTACACATTGAAAGCAGACTTCTGCAGGCGGCCGGACTGACGTTAGACAGACAACTGG CTCCAGCTCTGGCAGTGAATGGCCCCAGCCTCCTGCCTCAGCTCGACAGGGAGGatgagctggaggagcagcagagccCGGAGCAGTCTCCTGGCCTCCTAGACGGCATCCTGTGGATGGCAGCACCAAAGAAGAGGCGCACTATAGAGATTAACCGCACcaggaggagagatgaaacCAATCTCCTAAAAGTCAAG aCCAACATCGAGCCGTGTCCAGAGTGTGGCCACTTGAAGCAGAAACATATCATGTGTGGCTTTTGTTACGCTAAGGTGTGCAAGGAGACGGCTCTGATTCGTCAACAGATGACAGCGATGGAAGGCGGCCCGCTGAGGGCCCCGACCGTGGAGACTGTCGTCCTGTATGAGGGTGAAACACCAAGTGAGCTGGACAAAGACAAGAGGATCGTGGAGCGGGCCAGGAAGAGGCCCGCCTGGTTCAACTAA
- the psma2a gene encoding proteasome subunit alpha type-2: protein MAERGYSFSLTTFSPSGKLVQIEYALAAVAAGAPSVGIKASNGVVLATEKKQKSILYDEQSVHKVEPITKHIGMVYSGMGPDYRVLVRRARKLAQQYFLVYQEPIPTGQLVQRVASVMQEYTQSGGVRPFGVSLLIAGWDEDQPYLFQSDPSGAYFAWKATAMGKNYVNGKTFLEKRYNNDLELEDAIHTAILTLKESFEGQMTEENIEVGICNEAGFKRLTPAEVKDYLAAIA, encoded by the exons aTGGCGGAACGAGGCTACAGTTTCTCCCTCACCACATTTAG CCCTTCGGGTAAGCTGGTCCAGATTGAATATGCCCTGGCTGCTGTGGCCGCCGGAGCTCCTTCAGTGGGCATCAAAG CTTCCAATGGAGTTGTCCTGGCAacagagaagaaacaaaagTCCATTCTGTATGACGAGCAGAGTGTCCATAAAGTGGAGCCCATCACCAAACACATAGGCATGGTCTACAGCGGCATGGGGCCTGACTACAG GGTTTTAGTGCGACGAGCCCGAAAGTTGGCACAACAGTACTTCCTGGTTTACCAGGAGCCAATCCCCACAGGTCAGCTTGTCCAGAGAGTGGCTTCTGTAATGCAGGAGTACACACAGTCTGG TGGGGTGCGTCCGTTTGGTGTTTCATTGCTGATAGCTGGATGGGATGAAGACCAACCCTACCTGTTCCAGTCAGACCCCTCT GGTGCATACTTTGCATGGAAAGCCACAGCCATGGGAAAGAACTACGTTAATGGAAAAACATTCCTTGAAAAAAG GTATAACAATGATCTGGAGTTGGAAGACGCCATCCACACAGCCATCTTGACATTGAAG gagAGTTTTGAGGGTCAGATGACAGAGGAGAACATTGAGGTGGGGATCTGCAACGAGGCCGGCTTCAAGAGACTCACCCCAGCGGAGGTGAAAGACTACCTGGCAGCCATTGCGTGA